In one window of Streptomyces sp. NBC_01224 DNA:
- a CDS encoding phosphotransferase, which produces MTDTEIEITADLVRDLLQEQHPDLAGLAIREVAGGWGNQMWRLGDELAVRMQRMDPTPALQLKERRWLPVLAPGLPLPVPLPVRFGEPSERFPKHWTVMTWVPGEPLDHGSISRGDHAADTLAGFLRALHVEAPAEAPTSTDFGAHPRNCTDGFENFFQAVGPNDIAADVRAVWDDAVAAHAWEGPPVWVHGDLHPANVVVSDGTLSGIVDFGAMFAGDPAWDLAAAWVLLPAGTASRFFDMYAHADEAAIRRARGLAAMKSLFLMLMGQNGDRGLPGGKPHWGPAGRAALDRVLNGV; this is translated from the coding sequence ATGACCGACACCGAGATCGAGATCACCGCAGACCTGGTCCGCGACCTGCTGCAGGAGCAACATCCAGACCTTGCAGGGCTGGCCATTCGCGAGGTGGCGGGCGGCTGGGGCAACCAAATGTGGCGCCTCGGGGACGAGTTGGCCGTGCGCATGCAGCGCATGGACCCCACTCCGGCGCTCCAGCTGAAGGAGCGGCGGTGGCTACCGGTGCTGGCCCCGGGCTTGCCGCTCCCGGTGCCGCTCCCGGTGCGGTTCGGCGAACCGTCCGAGCGCTTCCCCAAGCACTGGACCGTGATGACGTGGGTTCCCGGCGAGCCGCTGGACCATGGCTCGATCAGCCGCGGCGACCACGCGGCCGACACGCTGGCGGGTTTCCTCCGGGCGCTCCATGTGGAGGCGCCCGCCGAGGCGCCGACCTCTACGGACTTCGGTGCCCATCCTAGGAACTGCACGGACGGCTTCGAGAACTTCTTCCAGGCCGTTGGCCCCAACGACATCGCTGCCGATGTCCGGGCCGTCTGGGACGACGCCGTTGCGGCCCACGCGTGGGAGGGCCCGCCGGTGTGGGTGCACGGCGACCTCCATCCCGCGAACGTCGTCGTCTCGGACGGAACGCTCTCGGGCATCGTCGACTTCGGTGCCATGTTCGCCGGCGATCCGGCGTGGGACCTCGCCGCCGCATGGGTGCTGCTGCCTGCGGGCACGGCCTCACGGTTCTTCGACATGTACGCGCATGCAGACGAGGCGGCGATCCGGCGCGCCCGCGGGCTGGCTGCAATGAAGAGCCTGTTCCTGATGCTCATGGGGCAGAACGGAGATCGGGGCCTTCCCGGCGGCAAGCCGCACTGGGGACCTGCAGGCCGGGCGGCACTTGATCGTGTTCTGAATGGCGTTTGA
- a CDS encoding nitroreductase, with protein sequence MDVYEAVDSRRAVRAFSDEPVSKEILERVLAAATRAPSSGNLQPWHVYVVTGEPLAELKRRATARALAGDPGDEREYPMYPAELTSPYVDRFSAAAAQRYKALGIERDDPDRPMKIAALNSEAFGAPVVLFCYLDRTMGPGQWGDAGMHLQTVMLLLRAEGLHSCPQVMWTMYRKTVSQIVGADDGLVLFCGVSVGFEKEGVPRLRTGRADMTETVSFIGG encoded by the coding sequence GTGGATGTGTATGAAGCTGTGGACAGTCGCCGGGCTGTGCGGGCGTTCAGCGATGAGCCGGTATCCAAAGAGATACTCGAACGTGTGCTGGCCGCAGCGACGCGGGCTCCGTCGAGCGGGAACCTCCAGCCGTGGCATGTGTATGTCGTGACCGGCGAGCCCTTGGCCGAGCTGAAGAGGCGCGCAACGGCCAGGGCACTGGCGGGAGACCCGGGGGATGAGCGGGAGTATCCGATGTACCCGGCCGAACTGACCTCGCCGTATGTGGACCGTTTTTCCGCCGCGGCTGCCCAGCGGTACAAAGCGCTGGGGATCGAGCGCGACGACCCCGACAGGCCCATGAAGATCGCCGCCTTGAACTCGGAGGCGTTCGGGGCACCGGTCGTGCTGTTCTGCTACCTCGACCGGACGATGGGGCCAGGGCAGTGGGGGGACGCGGGGATGCACTTGCAGACGGTCATGCTGTTACTGAGGGCGGAAGGGCTGCACAGCTGCCCTCAGGTGATGTGGACGATGTATCGCAAGACCGTCAGCCAGATCGTCGGAGCCGATGACGGGCTCGTGCTGTTCTGCGGTGTCTCGGTGGGATTCGAGAAGGAGGGCGTGCCGCGGCTGCGTACCGGGCGGGCTGACATGACAGAAACAGTGAGCTTCATCGGAGGGTGA
- a CDS encoding IS5 family transposase (programmed frameshift): MTDLVERLMPGELWVLFRRVVPLTEVKRPQGGGRRRAGDRETLAAIIFVATSGCTWRQMPPVFGPAWQTVYRRFAQWSRDRVWARLHRVVLDELGARGELDWSRCAIDSVSVRAAKGLLTGPNPTDRGKLGSKIHLITDRSGLPLSLGISGANMHDSQGLEPLVRGIPPIRSRRGPRRRRPAKLHADKGYDYDHLRRWLRQRGIRHRIARKGIESSTRLGRHRWVVERTVSWLAGCRRLHRRYERKPKHFLAFVGIAATLICHRRLTK, from the exons ATGACGGATCTGGTTGAGCGGTTGATGCCGGGTGAGTTGTGGGTGCTGTTCCGGCGGGTGGTGCCGCTCACGGAGGTGAAGCGTCCTCAGGGCGGCGGTCGACGACGGGCCGGTGACCGCGAGACTCTGGCCGCGATCATCTTCGTGGCCACCTCGGGCTGTACGTGGCGGCAAATGCCGCCGGTTTTCGGCCCGGCCTGGCAGACCGTCTACCGGAGGTTCGCCCAGTGGAGCCGGGACCGGGTCTGGGCCCGGCTCCACCGCGTCGTCCTGGACGAACTCGGTGCCCGGGGCGAGCTGGACTGGTCGCGGTGCGCGATCGACTCCGTCAGCGTCCGGGCGGCAAAA GGGCTGCTGACAGGACCGAATCCGACCGACCGTGGCAAGTTGGGATCGAAGATTCACCTGATCACTGACCGGAGCGGGCTGCCGCTGTCGCTGGGCATCTCCGGCGCGAACATGCACGACAGCCAGGGACTGGAACCGCTCGTCCGCGGCATCCCTCCCATCCGGTCCCGCCGCGGACCTCGCCGCAGGCGACCGGCCAAGCTGCACGCGGACAAGGGCTACGACTACGACCACCTGCGTCGATGGCTCCGCCAACGCGGCATCCGTCACCGGATCGCCCGCAAGGGCATCGAGTCCTCCACCCGGCTCGGCCGTCACCGCTGGGTCGTCGAGCGAACGGTGTCCTGGCTCGCCGGCTGCCGACGCCTGCACCGTCGATATGAACGCAAGCCCAAGCACTTCCTCGCCTTCGTCGGCATAGCCGCAACCCTCATCTGCCACCGCCGACTCACCAAGTGA
- a CDS encoding transposase family protein: MTKTKEHAGDTVSLVYQCRLPLSTHTLNYLTDLLRRHLKAIRSRWRALPPGRIAVIVLAVLRHHRRLADMAGGNDISATTIRRWRDELIHLLAAKAPRLDRALKKIARRGGEVVLIDGTLIPTQRRTGEANRPNYSGKHRRHGLHVLALTDERGRLMWISAARPGRTHDITAARRDHILAHLRAAGLGALAVLGFLGLDDDGDDPVVVTGFKATRDRRLAPAEKEANRVLAAGRVPVERGFAHLKNWRILTKLRTDPARATHLFRALLVLTNIEATTDN, translated from the coding sequence GTGACGAAAACCAAAGAGCACGCCGGAGACACCGTGTCCCTGGTCTACCAGTGCCGCCTGCCGCTGTCCACGCACACCCTGAACTACCTCACCGACCTGCTGCGACGCCATCTCAAAGCGATACGGTCGAGGTGGCGGGCGCTGCCACCCGGGAGGATCGCGGTGATCGTCCTGGCCGTGCTGCGGCACCATAGGCGCCTGGCCGACATGGCCGGCGGCAACGACATCTCCGCCACCACCATCCGGCGCTGGCGCGACGAGCTGATCCACCTGCTGGCCGCGAAGGCCCCTCGCCTGGACCGCGCCCTGAAGAAGATCGCCCGGCGGGGCGGCGAGGTCGTCCTGATCGACGGCACCCTCATCCCCACCCAGCGCCGTACCGGAGAGGCGAACCGCCCGAACTACTCCGGCAAGCATCGCCGCCACGGCCTGCACGTCCTCGCGCTGACCGACGAGCGGGGCCGTCTGATGTGGATATCGGCCGCCCGGCCCGGCCGCACCCACGACATCACCGCCGCCCGCCGCGACCACATCCTGGCCCACCTGCGTGCTGCCGGCCTCGGCGCCCTGGCCGTCCTGGGCTTCCTCGGCCTGGACGACGACGGGGACGATCCCGTGGTCGTCACCGGCTTCAAGGCCACCCGCGACCGCAGGCTCGCACCCGCCGAGAAGGAGGCCAACCGGGTCCTGGCCGCCGGACGCGTCCCCGTCGAACGCGGCTTCGCCCACCTGAAGAACTGGCGGATCCTCACCAAGCTCCGTACCGACCCCGCCCGCGCCACCCACCTGTTTCGCGCGCTGCTCGTCCTGACGAACATCGAGGCCACTACCGACAATTGA
- a CDS encoding VOC family protein has product MSTIQPVIVTADQDVLLGFYTKLFGAEEIFRVPAEGPAFYLGLRIGDTDLGLVAKENPGTGAASRILLSIGVDDVDETLGQVAALGGSVRGGPNDMPWGQRVAHIRDPDGNPVNLTQPIPVR; this is encoded by the coding sequence ATGTCCACTATCCAGCCAGTGATCGTGACTGCCGACCAGGACGTTCTGCTCGGCTTCTACACGAAATTGTTCGGCGCTGAGGAGATCTTCCGGGTACCGGCGGAAGGCCCGGCCTTCTACCTCGGCTTGCGCATCGGCGACACCGACCTCGGGCTGGTGGCCAAGGAGAACCCGGGGACTGGGGCGGCGTCGCGGATCCTGCTCAGCATCGGTGTCGACGATGTCGACGAGACGCTCGGCCAGGTGGCGGCGCTGGGCGGCTCGGTCCGCGGCGGCCCCAACGACATGCCGTGGGGACAGCGCGTCGCCCACATCCGGGACCCCGACGGCAACCCGGTGAACCTCACTCAGCCGATCCCGGTCCGGTGA
- a CDS encoding mRNA interferase PemK — MQRGEVWWVQFDERRLVVLLSGDDTSGIRVMQVVAPAGVDISGLGIEVTVGAGEGLPFEGVLRLAFPRPGFTPCTWLTTVSRDDLIERAAVLSSVKLSEIDDALRLAEQAQERTPATTAKLSEIRDALRLGELG, encoded by the coding sequence GTGCAACGTGGCGAAGTCTGGTGGGTCCAGTTCGACGAGCGGAGGTTGGTCGTACTGCTGTCGGGAGACGACACGTCCGGGATCCGGGTGATGCAGGTCGTCGCTCCGGCGGGCGTCGACATCAGCGGTCTGGGCATCGAAGTGACGGTCGGCGCCGGTGAAGGACTGCCGTTCGAAGGCGTGCTGCGGCTCGCGTTCCCGCGTCCAGGCTTCACCCCGTGCACGTGGCTGACCACTGTGTCCCGGGACGACCTGATAGAGCGGGCGGCCGTCCTGTCCTCCGTGAAGCTCAGCGAGATTGACGACGCCCTCCGACTCGCTGAACAAGCGCAGGAGCGGACCCCGGCCACGACCGCGAAGCTCAGCGAGATAAGGGATGCCCTCCGTCTCGGTGAACTCGGGTAG
- a CDS encoding transposase, with protein sequence MSGVITASEPSWIAPFSGLSPRQFGKLINALRRDGADPVRKGRPWGLPLEDRVLLVAAYWRTNLTLRQLAPLFGISKSAADRIIDHLGPSLALQPRQRFRKDTVLIVDGTLVPTRDHQVAEQSKDYRYSTNHQVVIDAVTRLVVAVGRPLPGNRNDCKAWELSGAKAAIGRTTVIADGGYRGTGLVIPHRRENGQTELPAWEEEHNTSHRKVRARVEHAFARMKTWKILRDCRLKGDGVHHAMLGIARLHNLTLAG encoded by the coding sequence GTGTCTGGTGTGATCACGGCGTCGGAGCCGTCTTGGATAGCCCCGTTCTCCGGGTTGAGCCCGCGTCAGTTCGGCAAGCTCATCAACGCGTTGCGGCGCGACGGGGCGGACCCGGTCCGCAAGGGCCGGCCCTGGGGTCTGCCGCTTGAGGACCGCGTCCTGCTGGTCGCCGCCTACTGGCGAACCAATCTCACGCTGCGGCAGTTGGCGCCGCTGTTCGGCATCTCGAAGTCGGCCGCCGACCGCATCATCGACCACCTCGGCCCGTCGCTGGCGCTCCAGCCCCGCCAGCGGTTCCGCAAGGACACCGTGCTGATCGTGGACGGCACCCTGGTCCCCACGCGTGACCACCAGGTCGCCGAGCAGTCGAAGGATTACCGGTACTCGACCAACCACCAGGTCGTCATCGACGCCGTCACCCGACTCGTCGTCGCGGTCGGCCGGCCGCTGCCCGGCAACCGCAACGACTGCAAGGCGTGGGAGCTGTCCGGCGCGAAAGCCGCCATCGGCCGCACCACGGTGATCGCGGACGGCGGATACCGGGGCACCGGCCTGGTCATCCCGCACCGCCGCGAGAATGGCCAGACCGAACTCCCGGCCTGGGAAGAGGAACACAACACCTCCCACCGCAAGGTCCGCGCCCGCGTCGAGCACGCCTTCGCCCGGATGAAGACCTGGAAGATCCTGCGCGACTGCCGCCTCAAGGGCGACGGCGTACACCACGCCATGCTCGGCATCGCCCGCCTGCACAACCTCACCCTCGCCGGGTAA
- a CDS encoding nuclear transport factor 2 family protein gives MCIATSTNTRTAVEELLRRIGEGDPERIAELYAERGDWKLNWPEAEHGRTATPWIRHRSTRADAAAHYRELAEHHVPEQVATEVERILIDGNDAVVIGEIRQTARSTGRAYRARFAMHLTFEDGLVTRHHIYEDSLAVAQAFDTEDQ, from the coding sequence ATGTGCATAGCCACATCTACGAACACACGGACCGCGGTTGAGGAGTTACTGCGCAGGATCGGTGAGGGCGACCCCGAGCGCATCGCCGAGCTGTACGCCGAGCGGGGCGATTGGAAGCTGAACTGGCCGGAGGCCGAGCACGGTCGTACTGCCACGCCCTGGATCCGTCATCGGTCCACCCGGGCCGACGCGGCCGCCCACTATCGCGAACTTGCCGAGCACCACGTGCCGGAGCAGGTGGCGACTGAGGTTGAGCGCATCCTCATCGACGGAAACGACGCGGTCGTGATCGGCGAGATTCGCCAGACCGCTCGGTCCACCGGACGTGCGTATCGCGCGCGGTTCGCTATGCACCTCACCTTCGAAGACGGCTTGGTCACCCGGCACCATATCTACGAGGACAGCCTCGCCGTGGCCCAGGCATTCGACACCGAAGACCAGTGA
- a CDS encoding IS701 family transposase, giving the protein MARIAGRFARVEPRRRVGRLVLGLLSDLPRKNCWTIAEWAGESTPDGMQHLLGRAKWDADQVRDDVRAYVVEHLRDDQAVLVVDETGDVKKGTDTVGVQRQYTGTAGRIENAQVAVYLVYAGRRGHAAVDRELYVPRSWTSDPDRCRAAGLGDKTEFATKPQLAARMVTRFLDAGHRAAWLAGDEVYGGNPTLRAALEERGTGYVLAVACSHEVTTGAGKFRADTLARKVPKRAWQKLSAGSGAKGHRFYDWAVIDLTAPRPGSRQLLIRRNRSTGELAYYRCYSPAAAVPLTTLVRVAGSRWRVEEFFQSGKGLAALDEHQVRRYPSWSRWVTLAMLAHAFLAVVRANEHDRDPAPDALIPLTCNEIQRLFITLVIRPAFDPVHRLSWSDWRRCHQARSQTSHYRRQAART; this is encoded by the coding sequence ATGGCCCGGATCGCGGGCCGGTTCGCACGGGTCGAACCCCGACGTCGGGTCGGGCGGTTGGTGCTCGGGCTGCTGTCGGACCTGCCGCGCAAAAACTGCTGGACCATCGCAGAGTGGGCCGGAGAGAGCACCCCGGACGGCATGCAGCACCTGCTCGGGCGGGCCAAGTGGGACGCCGACCAGGTCCGCGACGACGTGCGGGCCTACGTGGTGGAGCATCTGCGGGACGACCAGGCGGTTCTGGTGGTCGACGAGACCGGCGACGTGAAGAAGGGCACCGACACCGTCGGTGTCCAGCGCCAGTACACCGGCACCGCGGGCAGGATCGAGAACGCGCAGGTCGCCGTCTATCTCGTCTACGCCGGCCGCCGCGGACACGCCGCGGTAGACCGGGAACTGTACGTTCCGCGTTCCTGGACCTCGGACCCCGACCGCTGCCGGGCCGCCGGACTCGGTGACAAGACCGAATTCGCGACCAAACCGCAGCTTGCCGCCCGCATGGTCACCCGATTCCTGGACGCCGGCCACCGGGCCGCCTGGCTCGCGGGAGACGAGGTCTACGGCGGCAACCCGACGCTACGCGCCGCGCTGGAAGAACGCGGCACCGGCTACGTCCTCGCGGTGGCCTGCTCGCACGAAGTCACCACAGGCGCCGGGAAGTTCCGCGCGGACACGCTGGCCAGGAAGGTGCCCAAGAGGGCCTGGCAGAAGCTGTCCGCAGGGAGCGGAGCCAAGGGCCACCGCTTCTACGACTGGGCCGTCATCGACCTCACCGCCCCCCGGCCCGGGAGCCGGCAGTTGCTGATCCGCCGCAACCGCAGCACCGGCGAACTCGCGTACTACCGCTGCTACTCGCCGGCCGCCGCAGTGCCGCTAACCACCCTGGTGCGCGTCGCTGGATCAAGGTGGCGGGTCGAGGAGTTTTTCCAGTCCGGCAAGGGCCTGGCGGCCTTGGACGAGCACCAGGTCCGCCGCTACCCGTCCTGGTCCCGCTGGGTCACCCTGGCCATGCTCGCGCACGCCTTCCTCGCCGTCGTCCGCGCGAACGAACACGACCGCGATCCCGCACCAGACGCCCTCATACCGCTCACCTGCAACGAGATCCAACGGCTGTTCATCACGCTCGTCATCCGGCCCGCCTTTGACCCGGTCCACCGGCTCAGCTGGTCCGACTGGCGACGCTGCCACCAGGCCCGATCCCAGACCAGCCACTACCGGCGGCAAGCCGCTCGAACGTGA